The following coding sequences lie in one Actinomyces capricornis genomic window:
- a CDS encoding GNAT family N-acetyltransferase, whose protein sequence is MAPVYGYPRGGGHSPWAMLRPGPRSALPRHLSWMPLGPEDNAELAALIARAEAVDNPPYRTTEQETAEYFVDPTYSGVAGRDAEGVMRAFGLVRLRPAGEIYASMTGVVDPASRKQGIGRALLHWQTERARHLVGAERAGGRGTSGDQHAVAHVVTTVLEDDERMQEHLHHLGFEPRRWYREVRRSLAQEIPEIELDRFLSVEPWTPQIDDLVRRAHNQAVGDDWGAHTVSAEEWAAGGAFVVPHWSFVVMDRSSDRARVAGYLRSSRYEQDWEALGWREGYSDMLGVLSDYRSRKVGSALLCAAMRAYAAEGMDYAAAGVDTDNPDGASELYESLGYEPTRGTILYVLDV, encoded by the coding sequence ATGGCACCGGTCTACGGATACCCCCGCGGCGGGGGACACTCGCCCTGGGCGATGCTGCGCCCCGGCCCGCGCTCGGCCCTGCCCCGGCACCTGTCCTGGATGCCCCTGGGGCCGGAGGACAACGCCGAGCTGGCCGCCCTCATCGCCCGCGCCGAGGCCGTGGACAACCCGCCCTACCGCACCACGGAGCAGGAGACCGCCGAGTACTTCGTCGACCCGACCTACTCGGGGGTGGCCGGGCGCGACGCCGAGGGCGTCATGCGCGCCTTCGGCCTGGTGCGGCTGCGGCCCGCCGGGGAGATCTACGCCTCCATGACCGGGGTGGTGGACCCGGCCAGCCGCAAGCAGGGCATCGGACGGGCCCTGCTGCACTGGCAGACCGAGCGGGCCCGCCACCTGGTGGGCGCCGAGCGGGCCGGTGGGCGGGGCACGAGCGGGGACCAGCACGCCGTGGCCCATGTGGTGACCACGGTGCTGGAGGACGACGAGCGCATGCAGGAGCACCTGCACCACCTGGGCTTCGAGCCGCGCCGCTGGTACCGGGAGGTGCGCCGCTCCCTGGCCCAGGAGATCCCCGAGATCGAGCTGGACCGCTTCTTGAGCGTGGAGCCCTGGACCCCGCAGATCGACGACCTGGTGCGCCGCGCCCACAACCAGGCGGTCGGCGATGACTGGGGGGCCCATACGGTCAGCGCCGAGGAGTGGGCGGCCGGCGGCGCCTTCGTGGTGCCCCACTGGAGCTTCGTGGTCATGGACCGCTCCAGCGACCGCGCCCGCGTGGCCGGCTACCTGCGCTCGAGCCGCTACGAGCAGGACTGGGAGGCCCTGGGGTGGCGCGAGGGCTACAGCGACATGCTGGGGGTGCTCAGCGACTACCGCAGCCGCAAGGTGGGCTCGGCGCTGCTGTGCGCGGCCATGCGCGCCTACGCGGCCGAGGGCATGGACTATGCGGCCGCCGGCGTGGACACCGATAACCCCGACGGCGCCTCGGAGCTCTACGAGTCCCTGGGCTATGAGCCCACCCGCGGCACCATCCTCTACGTGCTCGACGTCTAA